A region of the Gallaecimonas mangrovi genome:
CTGCCAAATCAAACGAAAAAGCCTGCTCATTTGAGCAGGCTTTTTTGTATCTCAAGCTAGCTTCGGCTAATGTCCTTTTCCTTAGCATTGTGAGCTTTTACACTGGTAGCTTCGCAACTGGGAACTTGTCCATTGGATTATCTAACCGAACTGGGATTGGTAAGATACCGCCCGAAGTCAGCACAAGAAACGCCCTTGTTAGGGGTGAGCTTCCCATTGACCGATGACAGCCGGGCATTTTGCCAAGCGGTTGCTGACGCCATGGCTTTCACGCTGGTAGAAAAGGCGGTTGGCCTGCATTGGGGCCCCGGTGGCGACATTGCAATTGACCCCCAGCAATGCCTTAATTCGGCCTCCTTTAAACGCCAACTCTGGCAGCAGCTTTATCCGCATTATGACGCTCAGCACAGCAACTGTTGACGACCTGGCCAAGCTGGCGTTAATTGAGGCAACTCAGCAGTATCCTTGGACCGATAAGCAATTGGCGAGCTGCTTTGGCGGCGGCTACCGGGTGCGGCTTTTTTGCCAGCAGCAACAGCCGCTGGCCTTTAGTATTTGCCAGCGGGTGCTGGACGAAACCACGCTTTTTAATATCTGCGTATTACCTGATTGTCGTGGCCAAGGGC
Encoded here:
- the rimI gene encoding ribosomal protein S18-alanine N-acetyltransferase, with the translated sequence MTLSTATVDDLAKLALIEATQQYPWTDKQLASCFGGGYRVRLFCQQQQPLAFSICQRVLDETTLFNICVLPDCRGQGLGQQLMADLIAEAKAAGDNAIFLEVRASNSAAIRLYLRHGFKEVGRRKGYYPCVQGREDALVMCLALTAP